The region CTTTTTTTAATTTCTGTAATATTAACTCCTTTCTATATTGAAAGTTATTATTACCATCCTGATTATAATCACAACGGATATTAAATGTTACAACCTTCATATGTCCATCCTCCACTTTATTAATTATCATTTATAAATATTAGTTCTTAACATAAATATGAAAATTATTATCGCTCATAGCAGCAGATAAGAAAACATCTTTTGCAATCTGAATGCCACCGTCTCTGTAGATATTGTTTAAGTTGTCTCCAGGCAGTATGTTATTATTTGATTTAACACAAATATGTTTATCCATCGTGTCATCGACATGATAGGTAAAGAAAACTGTCTTTCCAAAGCAAGTAAATTGTAGCGTTACGCCATCTAATTCTTTCGTAACAACAGGATCGATGTGGATAACATTATGGCCGAAACGAATTCCTAGCAAATCTGCAATGATTCTTCGGATATAAATACCAGGACCGCTGGAATAGAGCCTCCAACCACCTTTCACATTAATATCTCCGGTTCTTAGTTTATCAAAGTTTTTTGCATATTCATAACGATCATCAAAGCATCCTTCGGAACTGCTAAAGTAAACATTACTTTGACGAGTAAGGGCATTTGGTACATAATCTGTCAATAAGATCGGATTAATACGCATTAAGGCATCCCATGCTTTTTTAGAAAGGCCCATAGTTGCTAATGCTTCTATATAGCGAATGTGAGCATGCACATACTGCAGGCTGATTTCTCTACCAACATTTGCTGCTTGTTCTGCACGTAAGAATATTTTACTGATTCCACCGCTATAACTAGCTGGATGGTCCATCAAACGAACGCCATCCGGACATGCCAGATGTTCATCGATAATTTCTAAATTACGAGTTGCTAACTTAAAATCAGCCAATTGTGCTATAATACTTCTGGTTAGTGGCAGTAGTCGATAATGGATGGATGACTCCGTATCATCCGGATGCAACATATACTTCATATGTTCTTCGGATTCTCTATAAAGAAAACCTGCGATAACCCCGTCTTTTATCAGATATTGATAGAAGGATGTTCTGATGTCGTTTGCCATATGAGATAATTCTTTCGAAAAATCATGGTCGATACCCTTAATAGCACTGCAAAGAAGTTCTAAGGTCTGTTCTGCAAGAGCTTGTGTCCAGGCGCTTACCAGATTTTCTTTTAATTCACTATTGGCTGGTTGCAAGGTATCATCCCAGTCTCCACCAGCGTAGGAAATTAGCGCTGTCCCGGATAGATAACGATTCTTTATTGTAGTGACAGCACGCTTGATATGAATCAGTATTGTTTCCGGCTGATTGGTAGGCAAAGCATCTTTCGCAGTGCGGTAATCTACAAGCTCATTTAGAATGGAGGTGTCTCCGGTTGCCTGTATATAATCACTGATAGCTTTTAATGGCCAAAATACAACATCCCCATGACAATCTTCTTGATGTATAGGATAATGATCAAACATAAACCACTGAGGCCACTCGAATCCCCCCTCTATCTGATGGGAGTAAAGAGTTATCAGAATATGTCGTACGAGGTCAAAATGCCCTGTAGTTAAGAAAAATTCTATCGGGCCTTGGCATACATCTCGTGTACCCCATGCTGCACCACCGGATTGCTCAAGACCATGTGGAGATGCAAAATGGATTAAGGCATCATGAGCATACCAATGTATGATTGCATTTAGTTTCTCTGCTGAAAGTGGAATTTTGTCTGGAGCACTTAATTTAAAATTACAAACCAATTGATCATAGTAAATGCGATAAGCTTCAAGCTGTTCTTTATAGTCATACTGATCTAAGAATGGAATTACATTTCCTGTATCAAATCCTTGCATTACAATATCAAAGCTGGATTTTTGAAGTATTTCTATCGATAGTAAAGATGGATTAATCGTCGTATTATTATGAAAGAAAATGCTATCGTCTGATAACGTACAGTCCTCTGGTATTCTCATTCGGAACGAAAGTTCAGGATAAAAATGATTCGTAACAACAGGATCGGTTGGGGAAAGCTGTAGTATATTACCCTCTCTTGTCAATTTGATTTCATTTTCATACTCATTCGGTCCTACCGTAAGCTGATGAGTAACAATAAAATCATATTTTTTATGCCCAAGAGACTGAACTTTTAGTACAATTTCCGGTCGGTTATACATTGCAAAGGAGGTAATTATTAAGACATCCTCGTCTAGCTGATAATACCAGGTACTGCCCGCAACATTCATCTCGTAGGCAGCAGGTAAGGTAAGTTGTCTATAGCAGTCGCCAATTTTAATAAAGATTCTCTGACCGCTGTCTTTTTGGATGTTTAATAAACCTCTGTGATTGGATAGCAGTTTATTATAAGTTGTATTTCCTACTACAAACTGGCAGTTAAATGCACCATACATATAGTTTGTAGAACTTACTACACCTTGAGGAACCTTAGTTACATCAAAATTTGTCATAAGAATATGTCCGTGTGGACGTTCTGTTGTTAGTTCTTTGTCTTGTAATACAACATGACTTTTTTCTGGTGTGAAAAAGGAGAGTAATGCTTCCTCCTCTTTTTCCTCAAGAAGTCTCTTTGGGAAATAATGTTCTACCTGTTTGGCATCCCAACGAGAAGAAGCATAAGGAGCCCCTATGTTTTGAAGGGTAGGAACATTAACAGGCAAGATCTCTCCAGATTCATGGTAGGCATAGGCTTTTTCTAATTCCTGTATGTACTCTATTTCACGGATTACTTCCGGATGATTAGTTTTACAAATACCATAAAAAGAGAATTGTTTTGTTCCAGAGAGCGAAAAGGCTTCGGTTTGAAGGGCGGTATGAGCTAACTCATACTGCTTATTTTTGCTTGGAAGATCCCCGTACAATGCTTCAGGGATATTTGTTTTTTTATAAGATAGACCAAAAAATTGTGTACCATCGGTAGAATAAGCAATGGAACGAATACCTAAGCTACCTTGTTGGAGGTATGGAAATAAATCACCCTGAGCCATATTTTGTCTGGAACATATCACGTAGCCATAATCTCCTTGAAAGATGCTATGACCTAAATATTGTGCCAAATACAATTCATTGGAATTAACACTTCCCTTTGTACCGACACCGATATCCTGGGAATAGATAATATCTGCTTTGTTGCAATTTCCAGACAGAGATATGTCCCAGAACCAAATACCGTATGGGGTTAAACGAAAAGTAACGGTATAGGAAATATCCTCAGCCGTTCCTTCAAAAATAAGTGTTGATGTACCGGATTTTATAGTGCTTTTGGAGTTCATCCCGATGAGAGGATAGAAAGCAAGGGAATTATCTTTGTATATTCGAAGATACAAATTGTTGGTAGAGCCATCAAGCGTATTACCTTGAAAAGCATTGATCATAATGGATTCATGAATCCATTCAAAGTTGTCTCCTCCTGGTAAGAAAGTAAAAGTACTGTTACTGTTTTCTAGGATGATTGGAGCAGACAATGTTTTTAGTATCATATAGTTACCTCCTTCATAAAACGAGTGGAAACATTTCCAATTTACAAGAAGTATACAAGAATGAGATTTATATGTCAAGAAAAATAGTAATTATCAATAAAAGTGGAAGAGAATAAAAGGATACCAGATTGAGGAAAAAGAAATGGATAAAAATTCATACTGTATATAATGCACAAAAAAATATATTATACATTGACATATTTGACATATTGACAAAAAATATTGAATGAATTATGATGTAAATATCAAAACAAAAGGAAACGTTTCCAATTACACAAATATCTATTCACTCATTTCCTAGTTTTGATAATAAAAAGATTGGAGGAAGAAAATTGAAAGTAAAGCGGGGGTTCCAAGCATTTGGAAAAGAAATGCGTAAAAATTGGGTCATGTTTCTTATGCTTCTGCCAGCAATCGTTTATTTTATTATTTTTTCCTACGTTACGATGCCTGGAGCATATGTTGCTTTCGTCAATTACAATCCCAACAAGGGAATTTTCAAAAGTGATTTTGTAGGTTTTAAAAATTTTGAATTTTTAATAAAGAATGGTGATCTTTGGAGAATCACAAAAAATACGTTATTGTACAATATAGTTTTTTTGATATTAAGCCATTCTTTACAGATTATATTAGCAATTATGTTGTCTGAAATAATGAATAAATATTTTAAAAAAATTTCCCAATCAGTAATCTTACTTCCTCATTTTATTTCTTATGTGGTAGTTGGAGTTTTTGCATATAACTTTTTTAATTTCGATAACGGCTTTATTAACTCTATATTGGTAAATCTAGGTATGGAGCGTTTTCCTTTTTATTCTAATCCGGGGATATGGAAGTACATAATTGTCTTTTTCTATATATGGAAGACAACAGGATATGGAATGATTGTGTATTTAGCAGCTATCACAGGAATTAGTGGTGAAGTTTATGAAGCAGCTTATATAGATGGCGCCAGTCGTTTTCAAAGGATTTGTTATGTAACGATCCCACTTTTAAAACAAACCTTTGTCTTATTAGTATTATTTGGTCTTGGAGGTATTTTACGAGGATCCTTTGATTTATTTTATAATCTTATAGGTACCAATTCACTCCTATATCGCCAGACGGATATTATTGATACTTATGTATACCGTAGTTTAATTGGTTCCTTTAATTTTGCATCCAGTGCAGCTGTTGGACTATACCAATCCGTGTTTGGCTTGATCTTAGTTCTTACAATTAACTTGATAGTCAGAAAAATTGAGCCAGAGAGTGCACTATTTTAAAAAAGGAGGTAGAAAATGAAGAAAAATCACCGGGATGGAAATTCCATAAAAATGAGCAATGGCAATAAAGCGTTATCAATTATATGTTATGTGGTAATTGGAATTTTCGCAATATCTTGTCTTTTCCCGTTTGTGTTAATGATTTCCTCTTCCTTTATGACAGAAAGAGAGATTGTAGCAGAAGGGTATAAGCTATTT is a window of Lachnoclostridium phytofermentans ISDg DNA encoding:
- a CDS encoding GH36-type glycosyl hydrolase domain-containing protein, yielding MILKTLSAPIILENSNSTFTFLPGGDNFEWIHESIMINAFQGNTLDGSTNNLYLRIYKDNSLAFYPLIGMNSKSTIKSGTSTLIFEGTAEDISYTVTFRLTPYGIWFWDISLSGNCNKADIIYSQDIGVGTKGSVNSNELYLAQYLGHSIFQGDYGYVICSRQNMAQGDLFPYLQQGSLGIRSIAYSTDGTQFFGLSYKKTNIPEALYGDLPSKNKQYELAHTALQTEAFSLSGTKQFSFYGICKTNHPEVIREIEYIQELEKAYAYHESGEILPVNVPTLQNIGAPYASSRWDAKQVEHYFPKRLLEEKEEEALLSFFTPEKSHVVLQDKELTTERPHGHILMTNFDVTKVPQGVVSSTNYMYGAFNCQFVVGNTTYNKLLSNHRGLLNIQKDSGQRIFIKIGDCYRQLTLPAAYEMNVAGSTWYYQLDEDVLIITSFAMYNRPEIVLKVQSLGHKKYDFIVTHQLTVGPNEYENEIKLTREGNILQLSPTDPVVTNHFYPELSFRMRIPEDCTLSDDSIFFHNNTTINPSLLSIEILQKSSFDIVMQGFDTGNVIPFLDQYDYKEQLEAYRIYYDQLVCNFKLSAPDKIPLSAEKLNAIIHWYAHDALIHFASPHGLEQSGGAAWGTRDVCQGPIEFFLTTGHFDLVRHILITLYSHQIEGGFEWPQWFMFDHYPIHQEDCHGDVVFWPLKAISDYIQATGDTSILNELVDYRTAKDALPTNQPETILIHIKRAVTTIKNRYLSGTALISYAGGDWDDTLQPANSELKENLVSAWTQALAEQTLELLCSAIKGIDHDFSKELSHMANDIRTSFYQYLIKDGVIAGFLYRESEEHMKYMLHPDDTESSIHYRLLPLTRSIIAQLADFKLATRNLEIIDEHLACPDGVRLMDHPASYSGGISKIFLRAEQAANVGREISLQYVHAHIRYIEALATMGLSKKAWDALMRINPILLTDYVPNALTRQSNVYFSSSEGCFDDRYEYAKNFDKLRTGDINVKGGWRLYSSGPGIYIRRIIADLLGIRFGHNVIHIDPVVTKELDGVTLQFTCFGKTVFFTYHVDDTMDKHICVKSNNNILPGDNLNNIYRDGGIQIAKDVFLSAAMSDNNFHIYVKN
- a CDS encoding ABC transporter permease; protein product: MKVKRGFQAFGKEMRKNWVMFLMLLPAIVYFIIFSYVTMPGAYVAFVNYNPNKGIFKSDFVGFKNFEFLIKNGDLWRITKNTLLYNIVFLILSHSLQIILAIMLSEIMNKYFKKISQSVILLPHFISYVVVGVFAYNFFNFDNGFINSILVNLGMERFPFYSNPGIWKYIIVFFYIWKTTGYGMIVYLAAITGISGEVYEAAYIDGASRFQRICYVTIPLLKQTFVLLVLFGLGGILRGSFDLFYNLIGTNSLLYRQTDIIDTYVYRSLIGSFNFASSAAVGLYQSVFGLILVLTINLIVRKIEPESALF